A genomic segment from Candidatus Baltobacteraceae bacterium encodes:
- the pyk gene encoding pyruvate kinase, whose amino-acid sequence MEPVLQKRTKIVATIGPASRDPEIMRSLFVSGANVLRLNFSHGTPDEHAEVIANARAISDELGIHTAVLQDLPGPKVRTGAFADGIGSVVLERGARFEVTTEELPGTAERVSTSYRDLPADVAIGHRLFLQDGQITLRIVDKSATLISTVVEFGGELRGKQGISYPDGTLNLPSVTPRDLEFLAFGLDHGVDYVAVSFVRSAEDVERVKTFISERGKRVPVIAKIEKHEALADLDRIVAAADGIMVARGDLGTEVPIETVPIIQKRLIAQCNRASKPVVTATQMLESMIGSPRPTRAEATDVANAILDGTDAVMLSGETARGQYPTETVRMMAEIAREVEKEYPHRALRDRRLENMAPTIAMSIAEAATQSSDELNIPYIVTGTTTGNTAHHIAAFRPHARIIALTPDKAVARRLSLLWGTESLLIDTYASIDVLLYMTERQMVQAGLVNSGDSIAFTTGMPVGAGGTNVLKIHQIP is encoded by the coding sequence AACGTGCTTCGCCTCAACTTCTCGCACGGCACACCCGACGAGCACGCCGAGGTCATCGCGAACGCCCGCGCAATCTCCGACGAACTCGGCATTCATACGGCGGTTCTGCAAGATCTGCCGGGTCCCAAGGTGCGCACCGGGGCGTTTGCGGACGGAATCGGGTCCGTGGTGCTCGAGCGCGGCGCGCGCTTTGAGGTCACTACCGAAGAACTGCCCGGAACTGCCGAGCGCGTCAGCACGAGCTACCGCGACTTGCCCGCCGACGTGGCAATCGGGCACCGCCTCTTCTTGCAGGACGGACAGATCACGCTGCGCATCGTCGACAAGAGCGCCACGCTGATTTCCACCGTCGTCGAGTTCGGCGGCGAGCTGCGCGGCAAACAAGGCATCAGCTATCCCGACGGCACGCTCAACCTCCCGTCGGTCACACCGCGCGATCTCGAATTCTTGGCATTCGGTCTCGACCACGGTGTCGATTACGTCGCGGTGTCGTTCGTGCGATCGGCCGAAGACGTGGAGCGGGTCAAGACGTTTATCAGCGAACGCGGCAAACGCGTTCCGGTCATTGCCAAGATCGAGAAGCACGAAGCGCTCGCGGATCTCGATCGCATCGTCGCGGCGGCCGACGGCATCATGGTAGCACGCGGCGATCTCGGCACCGAAGTGCCGATCGAGACGGTGCCGATCATTCAAAAGCGTTTGATCGCGCAGTGCAACCGCGCCAGCAAGCCGGTCGTTACCGCGACGCAGATGCTCGAATCGATGATTGGTTCGCCGCGTCCTACGCGCGCGGAAGCTACCGACGTCGCCAACGCGATCCTCGATGGCACCGACGCCGTCATGCTCTCGGGGGAGACCGCGCGCGGACAATATCCGACGGAAACCGTGCGAATGATGGCCGAGATCGCGCGTGAAGTCGAGAAAGAGTATCCGCATCGCGCGCTGCGCGACCGAAGGCTCGAAAACATGGCACCGACGATTGCGATGTCTATCGCCGAAGCCGCTACTCAGTCCAGCGACGAACTGAACATTCCGTATATCGTTACGGGCACGACCACCGGCAATACCGCGCATCACATCGCTGCATTCCGGCCGCACGCGCGCATCATCGCGCTCACGCCCGACAAGGCGGTCGCGCGACGGCTCTCGCTGTTGTGGGGGACGGAGTCGCTGCTCATCGACACCTACGCGTCGATCGACGTGCTGCTCTACATGACCGAACGCCAAATGGTACAGGCGGGTCTGGTGAACTCCGGCGACTCCATCGCGTTTACCACCGGCATGCCGGTCGGCGCCGGCGGCACCAACGTCTTAAAGATCCACCAAATCCCGTGA
- the recN gene encoding DNA repair protein RecN, with protein sequence MLRRLEIENYGLIARAGIDFASGATIFTGETGSGKTMLLGALTFVLGARAGADVVRRGASRAAVTLAFEPSPELTRRLEADGFGVDPGEECTIAREMSDGGRSAVRVNGRPSTAGYARELANGIAEIVGQHEAQRLLSPAYHLELLDRFAGAQALERRETVARAFSEAAELARALDAAKRDDRTAQARYEDAAFALREIDESRVQPGEDARLEERRHYLDNVERVATALRAAHESLAHEEAGAIAGLGSASAALSGIRDVGEELRESADRAAALQSDAVDLAATIAGSLEATEFDPGELETINARLDVLDRLKRKYGGTLDAVQAYAHDARVVADEYEGRDRRLAELERRNAAARAELQARAAALTATRKKASSTLVKCVAGEFADIALASGRFDAEFTTLDAIGAAGGERVEFLFAANAGEPARPLSRVASGGELSRVLLALVVALAGARGEANALVFDEIDAGIGGATATAVGARIGRLAEDGQVVCVTHLAQLATWADRHYVLEKSETKNETTISVREIAAPSQREEELARMLSGETHDAALQHARALLASRAG encoded by the coding sequence ATGCTGCGGCGACTAGAGATCGAAAACTACGGGCTAATCGCGCGCGCCGGGATCGACTTTGCTTCCGGTGCGACCATTTTTACCGGCGAAACCGGCTCGGGCAAGACGATGCTGCTGGGCGCGCTCACCTTCGTGTTGGGAGCGCGCGCGGGCGCTGACGTCGTGCGCCGCGGCGCGTCCCGCGCGGCGGTGACGCTCGCGTTCGAGCCGTCGCCCGAGCTTACGCGGCGCCTCGAAGCCGACGGTTTCGGCGTCGATCCGGGCGAGGAGTGCACCATCGCTCGCGAGATGAGCGACGGCGGTCGCTCGGCGGTGCGCGTCAACGGTCGTCCGTCGACCGCCGGCTACGCCCGCGAGCTTGCCAACGGCATCGCCGAAATCGTGGGTCAGCACGAAGCTCAACGGCTGCTTTCACCGGCCTATCATCTAGAGCTGCTCGACCGCTTTGCGGGAGCGCAAGCGCTCGAACGGCGCGAAACCGTCGCGCGGGCGTTTTCCGAGGCCGCCGAGCTTGCGCGCGCGCTCGACGCGGCCAAGCGCGACGATCGCACGGCGCAGGCGCGCTACGAAGACGCCGCGTTTGCGCTGCGCGAGATCGACGAGTCGCGAGTGCAGCCCGGCGAGGACGCGCGCCTCGAAGAGCGGCGTCACTATCTCGACAACGTCGAGCGCGTCGCTACGGCGCTGCGCGCCGCGCACGAATCGCTGGCTCATGAGGAAGCCGGCGCGATTGCCGGCTTGGGCAGCGCATCGGCGGCGCTTTCGGGCATCCGCGACGTCGGAGAAGAACTGCGCGAATCGGCGGACCGCGCGGCGGCCCTGCAGAGCGACGCGGTCGATCTGGCTGCAACCATCGCGGGCTCGCTCGAAGCGACGGAGTTCGATCCCGGCGAGCTCGAGACGATCAACGCGCGACTCGACGTGCTCGACCGGCTCAAGCGAAAATACGGCGGAACGCTCGATGCGGTGCAGGCGTACGCGCACGATGCGCGCGTCGTCGCCGACGAGTACGAAGGACGCGATCGAAGGCTCGCCGAGCTGGAGAGGCGCAATGCGGCGGCGCGTGCGGAACTTCAGGCGCGTGCGGCGGCGTTGACCGCAACGCGCAAGAAAGCGTCGAGCACGCTGGTGAAGTGCGTCGCGGGCGAGTTTGCCGATATTGCCCTCGCCTCGGGACGGTTCGACGCCGAGTTTACGACACTCGATGCCATCGGAGCCGCCGGGGGCGAACGCGTCGAGTTTCTGTTTGCGGCAAACGCCGGTGAACCGGCGCGGCCGCTGTCGCGCGTTGCTTCGGGCGGCGAGCTATCGCGCGTATTGCTGGCTCTCGTCGTCGCGCTCGCCGGCGCTCGCGGCGAAGCAAACGCGCTCGTATTCGACGAAATCGATGCCGGCATCGGCGGTGCGACCGCAACGGCCGTAGGCGCGCGGATCGGACGGCTTGCCGAAGACGGGCAAGTAGTCTGCGTCACCCATTTGGCGCAGCTCGCAACCTGGGCCGATCGTCATTACGTATTAGAAAAGAGCGAAACGAAAAACGAGACGACGATCTCGGTTCGCGAGATCGCCGCACCCTCGCAACGCGAAGAAGAACTAGCGCGCATGCTGTCCGGCGAAACACACGACGCCGCCCTCCAACACGCGAGAGCCCTGCTCGCATCGCGCGCCGGCTAA
- a CDS encoding NAD(+)/NADH kinase, whose amino-acid sequence MTATLAIARKTIALYVDVERESARSIAARVAAEFRSQGFGVTLCLGQRDVLKIDSDGTPPEESALLITVGGDGTLLRAARIAIEGDVPLLGINTGRLGFLTEIDQDDLDVAELPKLIDRGLYIDERSALEAEYEGRRFFALNDVVVRKGEFSRLVPFGLRFDDEEFTLIPADGICVATPTGSTAYFLSAGGSLIAPSVDAFGVVPLLPHTLFSRPLIVPASSRIEISCDSEIAKAHLECDGDVLCDIEPGSCVTVRRHPKTVRFARTTPLHFFERLEGKMLWGVSIKGPRR is encoded by the coding sequence ATGACTGCAACGCTCGCCATCGCTAGGAAAACCATCGCGCTCTACGTGGACGTGGAACGCGAATCGGCACGCTCGATCGCGGCACGCGTTGCCGCCGAGTTTCGATCGCAAGGGTTCGGGGTGACGCTCTGCCTCGGCCAGCGCGACGTGCTGAAGATCGACAGCGATGGAACGCCTCCCGAAGAGTCGGCGCTGCTGATCACCGTCGGCGGCGACGGCACGCTGCTGCGTGCGGCGCGGATCGCCATCGAGGGCGACGTTCCGCTCCTGGGCATCAACACGGGGCGCCTTGGATTTTTGACGGAGATCGACCAGGACGATCTCGATGTGGCCGAACTCCCCAAACTCATCGATCGCGGGCTCTACATCGACGAGCGCAGCGCCCTGGAGGCCGAGTACGAAGGCCGGCGTTTCTTCGCGCTCAACGACGTCGTCGTCCGCAAAGGCGAGTTTTCGCGGCTTGTGCCCTTCGGGCTGCGGTTCGACGATGAAGAGTTTACGCTCATCCCCGCCGACGGCATCTGCGTCGCGACGCCGACCGGATCGACGGCGTACTTCCTTTCGGCCGGAGGGTCGCTCATCGCGCCGAGCGTTGACGCGTTCGGCGTCGTACCGTTGTTGCCGCACACGCTCTTTTCGCGCCCGCTCATCGTGCCGGCGTCGTCGCGAATCGAGATTAGCTGCGATTCGGAAATTGCCAAGGCGCATTTAGAGTGCGACGGCGACGTGTTGTGCGACATCGAGCCCGGATCGTGCGTTACCGTACGGCGACATCCCAAGACCGTGCGTTTTGCACGCACCACGCCGCTGCACTTCTTCGAGCGGCTCGAAGGCAAGATGCTGTGGGGTGTTTCCATCAAAGGTCCTCGTCGGTAA
- a CDS encoding TlyA family RNA methyltransferase, producing MERFEVHRHRTVISMSKRSIRLDSAVAERAGISRSQARSLIMEGRVRVNGSVATKAGQNVRAESAIEVETPRRFVSRGGEKLEHALDAFGLAVGGGRALDVGASTGGFTDCLLQRGAAHVTAVDVGYGQLDWRLRNDPRVTVMERTNFRLLPDDAFPDGFDVIVVDASFISSATIVARAERYLRPSGSIVVLVKPQFEAGRERLGSGGVVRDGEVHRAILREVRGAFEALGLGVKALTGSPLYGPAGNREFLAELRRGADSIDDARIDAVLDELPAR from the coding sequence ATGGAGCGGTTTGAGGTGCACCGGCATAGAACCGTGATTTCGATGAGCAAACGCTCGATCCGCCTGGATAGTGCCGTAGCCGAACGCGCCGGCATTTCGCGGTCGCAAGCGCGCAGTCTCATCATGGAAGGCCGCGTGCGCGTCAACGGGTCGGTCGCGACCAAGGCGGGACAAAACGTCAGAGCGGAGTCCGCAATCGAAGTCGAAACTCCCCGCCGGTTCGTTAGTCGCGGCGGCGAGAAGCTCGAGCATGCGCTCGATGCGTTCGGTTTGGCCGTCGGCGGCGGGCGCGCGCTGGACGTCGGCGCGTCGACGGGCGGGTTCACCGACTGCTTACTGCAGCGCGGCGCGGCGCACGTGACCGCCGTCGACGTGGGATACGGTCAGCTCGATTGGCGACTGCGTAACGACCCGCGCGTGACGGTGATGGAGCGCACGAACTTCCGGCTGCTCCCCGACGACGCGTTTCCCGACGGGTTCGACGTCATCGTGGTCGACGCGTCGTTTATCTCGTCGGCGACGATCGTGGCTCGTGCCGAGCGGTATCTTCGGCCCTCGGGGTCGATCGTCGTCTTGGTGAAACCGCAGTTCGAGGCGGGCCGGGAACGCTTGGGTTCGGGGGGTGTCGTGCGCGATGGCGAGGTACACCGCGCGATTCTGCGCGAGGTCCGCGGTGCGTTCGAGGCGCTCGGATTAGGCGTAAAAGCACTCACCGGATCGCCGCTGTACGGGCCGGCCGGCAACCGAGAGTTTCTGGCCGAGCTCCGTCGCGGCGCCGATTCGATCGACGACGCACGAATCGACGCGGTCCTTGACGAACTACCGGCTCGATGA
- a CDS encoding acyl--CoA ligase family protein, translating to MPVHLKPLHPIDFLIRSAHVYREKTAVVDGEVRRTYPEMLDRVYRFARILQQMGLKSGDRVAVLAPNVSQMLEAHFAVPLAGGVLCTLNIRLMPGEIAYILEHCGASFVLYDAELEVLLARYHGSARLTSFGDFERELAATPNDPVVPNLSDEDATIAINYTSGTTGRPKGVMFSYRGAYLNAIAEVFHAGLRPESVYLWTVPMFHCNGWCFTWAVTAAGATNVCLRKIDYGRVLELIAKERVTHLCAAPTVLVGIANHPEAKPFERPLHVTTAGAPPSPHTILQMEELGATVTHVYGLTETYGPFTVCAWKTDWDAHEPQARAKLKSRQGVPFFTVGVDDLRVVDEAMNDVPADGATQGEIVMRGNNVMKGYYNDPEGTAKAFAGGYFHSGDVAVMHPDGYIEIRDRAKDIIISGGENISTIQVEKTIMEHPAVLECAVVAKPDEKWGEVPKAFVSLKPGAAATEDDIIAFCRERLPGFKTPKAVEFCDLPKTSTGKIQKFVLRDREWAGREKKVN from the coding sequence ATGCCGGTGCACCTCAAACCGCTCCATCCGATCGACTTCCTGATCCGGAGCGCGCACGTGTATCGCGAAAAAACGGCCGTCGTCGACGGCGAGGTACGCCGCACGTATCCCGAGATGCTCGATCGCGTCTATCGCTTCGCGCGGATATTGCAGCAGATGGGCCTCAAATCCGGCGATCGCGTAGCCGTATTGGCGCCCAACGTTTCGCAGATGCTCGAAGCGCATTTTGCGGTTCCGCTCGCCGGCGGCGTTCTGTGCACGCTGAACATTCGCTTGATGCCCGGCGAGATCGCGTACATTTTGGAGCATTGCGGCGCATCGTTCGTGTTGTACGACGCCGAGCTCGAAGTGCTCTTAGCACGGTACCACGGGAGCGCGCGATTGACGAGCTTCGGGGATTTCGAGCGCGAGCTAGCCGCAACGCCCAACGATCCGGTGGTGCCGAATCTTTCCGACGAAGACGCCACCATCGCGATCAACTACACCAGCGGCACGACCGGGCGCCCTAAAGGCGTCATGTTCAGCTATCGCGGTGCGTACCTCAACGCCATCGCCGAAGTCTTTCACGCCGGCCTGCGTCCGGAGAGCGTCTATCTTTGGACGGTTCCGATGTTTCATTGCAACGGCTGGTGCTTCACGTGGGCGGTGACGGCGGCCGGCGCCACCAACGTCTGTTTGCGCAAGATCGACTACGGGCGCGTTCTCGAACTGATCGCGAAAGAGCGCGTCACGCACCTCTGTGCCGCGCCGACGGTGCTGGTCGGGATTGCGAATCATCCCGAGGCAAAACCGTTCGAACGGCCGCTGCACGTCACCACCGCGGGCGCACCGCCTTCGCCGCACACCATCCTGCAGATGGAAGAACTGGGCGCGACCGTAACGCACGTCTATGGCCTGACCGAAACGTACGGCCCGTTCACCGTCTGCGCTTGGAAAACCGACTGGGACGCGCACGAGCCGCAGGCGCGCGCAAAGCTCAAGTCGCGCCAGGGCGTTCCGTTCTTTACCGTCGGCGTCGACGATCTGCGAGTCGTCGACGAAGCGATGAACGACGTGCCCGCCGACGGCGCGACGCAAGGCGAGATCGTCATGCGCGGCAACAACGTGATGAAAGGCTACTATAACGATCCCGAGGGGACCGCGAAGGCGTTTGCCGGCGGCTACTTTCACTCCGGCGACGTTGCGGTGATGCATCCCGACGGTTACATCGAGATTCGCGACCGCGCGAAAGATATCATCATCAGCGGCGGTGAGAACATCTCGACGATTCAAGTCGAGAAGACGATCATGGAGCATCCGGCCGTGCTGGAATGTGCGGTCGTGGCCAAGCCCGACGAAAAGTGGGGTGAGGTTCCCAAAGCGTTCGTGTCGCTCAAACCCGGCGCGGCAGCAACGGAGGACGACATCATCGCCTTCTGCCGCGAGCGGCTGCCGGGATTCAAAACGCCCAAAGCGGTCGAGTTCTGCGACCTTCCGAAGACGTCGACCGGAAAGATTCAGAAGTTCGTCTTACGCGACCGCGAATGGGCCGGCCGCGAAAAAAAGGTTAACTAG
- a CDS encoding NAD(P)/FAD-dependent oxidoreductase gives MEYEVIVVGGGAAGLSAALILGRSRRHVLVCDEGRPRNVLAREVHGFLSREGIDPRELLRIAREQIAVYPTVTFADAYISDAREEERGFVLTDASGAIYRTKKLLLATGMYDELPDIEGLTQLWGYKAFVCPYCDAWEYRGKSLAVIGKGARAEELAAELRQWSQDVCVCEQDSVTHIEEGGCPEVVLRDGSRRQCDAIFLTAPLRLRYPLVDALGLQVRDDGAIAIDDCGRTSVHGCYAAGDAVTTAHQLVLAAASGASAAMAINEDLLEDRAAD, from the coding sequence ATGGAATACGAAGTCATCGTTGTCGGCGGCGGCGCGGCGGGTTTGAGCGCCGCGCTTATTCTTGGCCGGTCACGGCGTCATGTGCTCGTTTGCGACGAAGGCCGACCGCGCAACGTACTGGCGCGCGAGGTTCACGGTTTTCTCTCGCGCGAAGGAATCGATCCCCGCGAACTGCTTCGCATCGCGCGGGAGCAAATTGCCGTCTACCCCACCGTGACCTTTGCCGATGCCTACATCTCCGACGCACGCGAGGAGGAGCGGGGCTTCGTACTAACGGACGCCTCCGGAGCGATCTACCGCACGAAAAAGCTGCTGTTGGCTACCGGAATGTATGACGAGTTACCGGATATCGAGGGATTGACGCAGCTTTGGGGCTATAAGGCGTTCGTCTGTCCCTATTGCGACGCGTGGGAGTACAGAGGTAAATCACTTGCCGTCATCGGGAAAGGTGCTCGCGCCGAAGAACTCGCGGCCGAGCTGCGGCAATGGAGTCAGGATGTTTGCGTGTGCGAGCAGGACTCCGTTACGCACATCGAGGAGGGCGGTTGCCCGGAAGTCGTGCTTCGCGACGGATCGCGCAGGCAGTGCGATGCGATTTTCCTTACGGCACCCCTGCGTCTACGCTATCCGCTCGTTGACGCACTCGGTTTGCAGGTTCGCGACGACGGCGCAATTGCAATCGACGATTGTGGCCGCACGAGCGTGCACGGCTGCTACGCCGCAGGCGATGCCGTCACGACAGCCCATCAACTCGTGTTGGCAGCCGCCAGCGGAGCTAGCGCGGCAATGGCCATTAATGAAGACCTGCTCGAAGATCGCGCCGCCGACTAG
- a CDS encoding class I SAM-dependent methyltransferase, which yields MSATASPSDATGQAPSPAAIIDTAFAYQRTFALKAAVECDVFTAIAQGHATVPEIAKARDISERGARILCDFLTTLGLLTKTASAYALSPDAAMFLDRQSPAFLGSALEFLAAPKSIELMQAAVEAVRAGTTSDVATMAPEHDLWPLFARAMASFMAFPAMLTAQVVSVDPNAEAKVLDIAAGHGEFGFAVGRRFPKARIVALDWEPVLAVARERAKEAGLQDRFEELPGDAFDVAFGNDYDVVLIPNFLHHFNEETNVKLLRKVAGALKPGGQVVIVEFVPNDDRVTPPMAARFAFTMLANTQAGDAYTRTELERMLAAAGFGDVEDRPLLPTPVTAIAARKKG from the coding sequence ATGAGCGCCACCGCTTCACCTTCCGATGCCACCGGTCAAGCCCCATCGCCGGCGGCGATTATCGATACGGCATTTGCGTATCAGCGTACGTTCGCGCTGAAGGCCGCGGTCGAGTGCGACGTCTTCACGGCAATCGCCCAGGGGCACGCTACCGTGCCGGAGATTGCCAAGGCGCGCGACATTTCAGAGCGCGGCGCGCGAATTCTCTGCGACTTCCTGACGACGCTCGGACTACTGACGAAGACCGCTTCGGCGTACGCGCTGTCGCCCGATGCTGCGATGTTCTTGGACCGGCAGTCGCCGGCGTTCCTGGGTTCGGCCTTAGAGTTTCTTGCCGCACCGAAATCGATCGAGCTGATGCAGGCGGCCGTCGAGGCCGTTCGTGCGGGCACGACGTCCGACGTCGCTACTATGGCGCCGGAGCACGACCTGTGGCCGCTATTCGCGCGCGCTATGGCATCGTTCATGGCGTTTCCGGCCATGCTGACCGCGCAAGTCGTTAGCGTTGACCCGAACGCCGAAGCCAAAGTCCTCGACATCGCAGCCGGTCACGGCGAGTTCGGGTTTGCCGTCGGGCGCCGGTTTCCCAAAGCGCGCATCGTCGCGCTGGACTGGGAGCCGGTTCTTGCCGTTGCGCGCGAGCGCGCAAAGGAGGCTGGTTTGCAAGATCGATTTGAGGAGTTGCCGGGCGACGCGTTCGACGTCGCATTCGGCAACGACTACGACGTCGTGCTCATTCCGAACTTTCTGCATCACTTCAACGAAGAGACCAACGTCAAGCTGCTGCGCAAGGTGGCGGGGGCGCTGAAACCGGGCGGTCAAGTCGTGATCGTCGAGTTCGTGCCCAACGACGATCGGGTTACGCCTCCGATGGCGGCGCGTTTTGCGTTTACGATGCTCGCGAACACGCAAGCCGGCGACGCGTACACGCGAACCGAACTCGAGCGCATGCTCGCCGCCGCCGGCTTCGGCGACGTCGAAGATCGGCCGCTCTTGCCGACTCCCGTCACCGCAATCGCCGCACGCAAGAAAGGTTAG
- the xseB gene encoding exodeoxyribonuclease VII small subunit: protein MPDRVPKTFEEKMDRIDAIVKELEAGADLDRAIALFKEGRALARECEVLLKNAQEQIEQATSETSHPAGKDAGDQIPF, encoded by the coding sequence ATGCCTGACCGCGTACCCAAGACCTTCGAAGAGAAGATGGATCGTATCGACGCAATCGTCAAAGAGCTCGAGGCGGGCGCCGACCTCGACCGGGCGATCGCGTTGTTCAAGGAGGGGCGTGCGCTTGCGCGCGAGTGCGAAGTACTTCTCAAGAACGCGCAGGAACAGATCGAACAAGCAACGTCCGAAACGTCGCATCCCGCCGGAAAAGACGCCGGAGATCAAATCCCATTCTGA
- the xseA gene encoding exodeoxyribonuclease VII large subunit gives MNEAPAILQLTVSQFSDRLRRLVEQKVPALRRIAVVGEISDWKPQNNGNVYFSLKDDRAVLRCFAFAGEAKTFPAVSDGIAVVATGPVGIWERRSEYQLRVMELAPFGVGALAAKVEALRKKLQVEGLFDESRKRAFPRFPHRVALVSARGKGAADFETTLREKAPNVVVTFVETRVQGEGAEIDIADAIDRAARERVDAIVLLRGGGSYEDRYPFNTEPVVRAIVRSRYPVVTAIGHTGDRHLADEAADAVFKTPTAAAEYIAGSWSEVTRRLVDQRGRLTRAVSSIITRAAQRGDVAADSLVRAWERWRVKRSDRLNVLARKLLAQNPSNRVQRRVTQLAVGRERLARASDRYFSDRARMLERAQARLAGNDPLQPLERGYAIVSKGGRALRDARETAPGDEIEARLFVGSLTARVEKVNDDA, from the coding sequence ATGAACGAAGCGCCGGCGATTCTCCAACTCACGGTCTCGCAGTTTTCGGATCGTCTTCGGCGTTTGGTCGAGCAGAAAGTACCGGCGTTACGCCGCATTGCCGTCGTCGGTGAAATTTCGGATTGGAAGCCGCAAAACAACGGCAACGTGTATTTCAGCCTCAAAGACGATCGCGCCGTGCTGCGGTGCTTTGCGTTTGCCGGTGAAGCGAAGACGTTCCCCGCGGTAAGCGACGGCATCGCGGTGGTGGCGACGGGACCGGTCGGCATTTGGGAGCGGCGCAGCGAGTATCAGCTGCGCGTCATGGAACTCGCGCCGTTCGGTGTCGGCGCTTTAGCCGCCAAGGTGGAAGCGCTGCGTAAGAAGCTGCAAGTTGAGGGATTGTTCGACGAGTCGCGCAAGCGCGCGTTTCCGCGATTTCCGCACCGCGTCGCATTGGTGTCGGCGCGCGGCAAGGGCGCCGCCGATTTCGAAACGACCTTGCGCGAGAAGGCGCCGAACGTCGTCGTGACGTTCGTCGAAACGCGCGTACAGGGCGAAGGTGCGGAAATCGACATCGCCGATGCGATCGATCGCGCTGCTCGCGAACGCGTCGACGCGATCGTGCTGCTTCGCGGCGGCGGTTCGTACGAAGATCGTTATCCGTTCAACACCGAACCGGTCGTGCGCGCGATCGTTCGTTCGCGTTATCCGGTCGTTACGGCGATCGGGCACACCGGCGACCGGCATCTCGCCGACGAAGCGGCAGACGCGGTCTTCAAAACGCCGACGGCTGCAGCGGAGTACATTGCCGGATCGTGGTCGGAAGTGACGCGGCGCCTGGTGGATCAACGCGGTCGATTGACCCGCGCCGTGTCGTCGATCATCACGCGCGCCGCGCAACGCGGTGACGTTGCCGCCGACTCCCTGGTGCGCGCTTGGGAGCGTTGGCGCGTCAAGCGCAGCGATCGCCTCAACGTTCTCGCGCGCAAACTCCTGGCGCAAAATCCATCGAACCGTGTTCAGCGCCGCGTGACGCAACTCGCGGTCGGCCGAGAACGTCTCGCACGCGCGAGCGACCGATACTTCTCCGATCGCGCGCGAATGCTCGAGCGCGCACAAGCACGCCTTGCCGGAAACGATCCGCTGCAGCCGTTGGAACGCGGATACGCGATCGTTTCGAAGGGTGGGCGCGCTTTGCGCGACGCGCGCGAGACCGCGCCCGGCGACGAGATCGAAGCCCGGCTCTTCGTGGGGAGCCTCACGGCCCGAGTCGAAAAGGTGAACGACGATGCCTGA